The proteins below are encoded in one region of Hordeum vulgare subsp. vulgare chromosome 3H, MorexV3_pseudomolecules_assembly, whole genome shotgun sequence:
- the LOC123443608 gene encoding probable peptide/nitrate transporter At3g43790 isoform X2: protein MTGSGREVPLLRVRKVYHERCPGCRQERKTQADHRIPYTEFLYIWIACLCAALPIQSLFPYLYFMIRDLKVAKQEQDIGFYAGFVGATYFLGRTISAVPWGIFADKYGRKPCIVISILSVIVFNTLFGLSTTYWMAIVTRGLLGLLCGILGPIKAYASEVCRKEHQALGISLVTSSRAIALVIGPAIGGFLAQPAKKYPGLFSEESIFGRFPYFLPCFVISVLAAGACLACIWLPETLHMYHDDKVEAIEEMEAQVVDSTSEDRKAKQSGSGRMASTKDLLKNWQLMSAITLYCVFSLHDTAYLEIFSLWAVSSRKYRGLSFTSQEVGTVLAISGFGVLVYQLLIYPLLAKYAGLVKPFRSAAVLSILLLATYPFMANLYGVELKVLINIASLLKNMFAATITIACNILQNTAVAQEQRGVANGISVTLMSIFKAVAPAAAGILFSWAQKNITGLFLPGDQILFWMLNMVSVIGLSLTFKPFFSMPSALK from the exons ATGACCGGATCAGGCCGAGAGGTGCCATTGCTCCGCGTCAGGAAGGTATACCATGAACGATGCCCCGGATGCAGACAGGAGAGGAAGACGCAGGCCGACCACCGGATACCCTACACGGAGTTCCTCTACATTTGGATCGCATGCTTGTGTGCCG CTCTACCGATCCAGTCACTGTTTCCCTATCTATACTTCATG ATTAGGGACTTGAAAGTCGCAAAGCAAGAGCAAGACATTGGGTTCTATGCTGGTTTTGTTG GGGCTACTTATTTCCTTGGAAGAACCATCAGTGCTGTGCCATGGGGCATTTTTGCTGACAAATATGGGAGGAAACCCTGCATTGTTATCAGTATCCTCTCAGT GATCGTATTTAACACCCTTTTCGGCCTTAGCACGACTTACTGGATGGCAATTGTAACTAGAGGGCTACTTGGGTTACTCTGTGGTATATTAGGACCAATCAAG GCATATGCTTCAGAAGTCTGCAGAAAAGAGCACCAGGCACTAGGAATTTCTCTT GTTACATCTTCACGAGCAATAGCCCTTGTTATTGGACCAGCCATTGGAGGATTTCTTGCACAG CCTGCAAAGAAGTACCCGGGTCTTTTCTCTGAGGAATCCATATTTGGAAG GTTTCCATACTTCCTCCCTTGCTTCGTCATATCGGTTCTAGCGGCAGGAGCATGTCTTGCATGCATTTGGCTCCCG GAAACTCTGCACATGTATCATGATGACAAAGTGGAAGCTATTGAGGAAATGGAGGCACAAGTTGTTGATTCGACCTCTGAAGACAGGAAAGCTAAACAATCTGGATCAGGCAGAATGGCATCCACAAAGGACCTGCTAAAGAACTGGCAGTTGATGTCAGCAATAACCCTCTACTGTGTGTTTTCTCTCCATGACACAGCTTATCTTGAG ATATTTTCACTCTGGGCTGTGAGCAGTAGAAAATACCGGGGACTGAGTTTTACATCTCAGGAGGTTGGTACCGTGCTAGCTATCTCAG GTTTTGGTGTTTTGGTATATCAACTTCTGATTTACCCGCTCCTTGCCAAGTATGCTGGGTTAGTCAAGCCATTCCGATCTGCAGCG GTATTATCTATACTTCTCCTTGCAACATATCCATTCATGGCTAACCTATATGGCGTGGAGCTCAAAGTACTCATCAACATAGCCTCGCTTCTTAAGAATATGTTTGCG GCTACGATTACTATTGCCTGCAACATTCTGCAGAACACAGCGGTG GCACAAGAACAAAGGGGTGTAGCAAATGGTATATCTGTGACTCTCATGTCAATCTTCAAAGCAGTAGCTCCAGCAGCAGCAGGAATTCT GTTTTCATGGGCTCAGAAGAACATAACCGGATTGTTCTTACCAG GTGATCAGATCCTGTTCTGGATGCTGAACATGGTGTCAGTAATCGGGCTCTCGCTGACGTTCAAGCCATTTTTCTCTATGCCGAGTGCGCTAAAATGA
- the LOC123443608 gene encoding probable peptide/nitrate transporter At3g43790 isoform X3 yields MIRDLKVAKQEQDIGFYAGFVGATYFLGRTISAVPWGIFADKYGRKPCIVISILSVIVFNTLFGLSTTYWMAIVTRGLLGLLCGILGPIKAYASEVCRKEHQALGISLVTSSRAIALVIGPAIGGFLAQPAKKYPGLFSEESIFGRFPYFLPCFVISVLAAGACLACIWLPETLHMYHDDKVEAIEEMEAQVVDSTSEDRKAKQSGSGRMASTKDLLKNWQLMSAITLYCVFSLHDTAYLEIFSLWAVSSRKYRGLSFTSQEVGTVLAISGFGVLVYQLLIYPLLAKYAGLVKPFRSAAVLSILLLATYPFMANLYGVELKVLINIASLLKNMFAATITIACNILQNTAVAQEQRGVANGISVTLMSIFKAVAPAAAGILFSWAQKNITGLFLPGDQILFWMLNMVSVIGLSLTFKPFFSMPSALK; encoded by the exons ATG ATTAGGGACTTGAAAGTCGCAAAGCAAGAGCAAGACATTGGGTTCTATGCTGGTTTTGTTG GGGCTACTTATTTCCTTGGAAGAACCATCAGTGCTGTGCCATGGGGCATTTTTGCTGACAAATATGGGAGGAAACCCTGCATTGTTATCAGTATCCTCTCAGT GATCGTATTTAACACCCTTTTCGGCCTTAGCACGACTTACTGGATGGCAATTGTAACTAGAGGGCTACTTGGGTTACTCTGTGGTATATTAGGACCAATCAAG GCATATGCTTCAGAAGTCTGCAGAAAAGAGCACCAGGCACTAGGAATTTCTCTT GTTACATCTTCACGAGCAATAGCCCTTGTTATTGGACCAGCCATTGGAGGATTTCTTGCACAG CCTGCAAAGAAGTACCCGGGTCTTTTCTCTGAGGAATCCATATTTGGAAG GTTTCCATACTTCCTCCCTTGCTTCGTCATATCGGTTCTAGCGGCAGGAGCATGTCTTGCATGCATTTGGCTCCCG GAAACTCTGCACATGTATCATGATGACAAAGTGGAAGCTATTGAGGAAATGGAGGCACAAGTTGTTGATTCGACCTCTGAAGACAGGAAAGCTAAACAATCTGGATCAGGCAGAATGGCATCCACAAAGGACCTGCTAAAGAACTGGCAGTTGATGTCAGCAATAACCCTCTACTGTGTGTTTTCTCTCCATGACACAGCTTATCTTGAG ATATTTTCACTCTGGGCTGTGAGCAGTAGAAAATACCGGGGACTGAGTTTTACATCTCAGGAGGTTGGTACCGTGCTAGCTATCTCAG GTTTTGGTGTTTTGGTATATCAACTTCTGATTTACCCGCTCCTTGCCAAGTATGCTGGGTTAGTCAAGCCATTCCGATCTGCAGCG GTATTATCTATACTTCTCCTTGCAACATATCCATTCATGGCTAACCTATATGGCGTGGAGCTCAAAGTACTCATCAACATAGCCTCGCTTCTTAAGAATATGTTTGCG GCTACGATTACTATTGCCTGCAACATTCTGCAGAACACAGCGGTG GCACAAGAACAAAGGGGTGTAGCAAATGGTATATCTGTGACTCTCATGTCAATCTTCAAAGCAGTAGCTCCAGCAGCAGCAGGAATTCT GTTTTCATGGGCTCAGAAGAACATAACCGGATTGTTCTTACCAG GTGATCAGATCCTGTTCTGGATGCTGAACATGGTGTCAGTAATCGGGCTCTCGCTGACGTTCAAGCCATTTTTCTCTATGCCGAGTGCGCTAAAATGA